The segment TGATGTGAACCCGCGCGTTCGCCAGCTCCCGGCTTCGGGCCTCGGTAGCGTTCATCCGCTGCTTTGCCGCGCCCTTGGCGTCGCCTTCGATGACCACGGTACGGTCCGCCGCCTGTGTGGAATTCCTCGACGTCAACTCGTTGATGTACTCCAGCTTGTGTTGTCCCAGGGAAATGATGTCGCCGTCGTGCAGTGCGTGTTTACGCACCATCCGAGAGTTGACGAAGGTGCCGTTGGTGCTGTTCAGGTCCTCGATGAAGGACTCGTTCAGGATCGTGATCACCTGGGCGTGGTAGCCGCTGATGGACGGATTCTCGATATGGATGTCGTTGTCCGATTTTCGGCCGACGGTGATGCACTCTTTGCTGAGCGGGAACTCGCCCACCAGATCACCTTTGGACGTTACGATCAGTTTTGCCATGGTGCCTCACAGTTTCCGAATATTGCAGCAGGGATATCCGTGGCGGGGCGCGTCGTTTCACCTCGTGGTGACGCGACCGGGTCGACCCCACTCGACCGCCGCCAGCCAAATGTTCGAATATTGGCGATGCAAAGCGTACTCGGCCTCGAGTGAACCGACGGATGGTGAAGTCCACCCGGCGGAGCGCCTCTGCCACTGGAGTGTCTCGTACATCGTTTCGTTTGGCATTGCCGGATCGGTTGGGCCACGCACCCTTGCGGTCGTCCGCGCAACGGCGCTCAGGTAAACCAGCGCGTGAGCTTGCTGCGCCAGGAGGGCTTGTCGGGAAAGGCCTTCAGGGCGTGAATCAGCAGCGCTGACACGTTGTCCTTCCCGCCGCGCTCGTTGGCCTTCTCGATGAGACGGTCCGCCGTTTCGCCGAGGTTGCCATCGAAGGCCTTCAACGCCGCCTTGATCTCCTCGTCTTCGACCATGTCGTTGAGCCCGTCCGAGCAAAGGATGAAGATATCACCCGGATATACCGCGTCCTCGTGAATGTCGACTGCTACCGTCGACTCGATACCCAGGGCGCGGGTGACCAGGTTCTTGTTGAGCGATTCGCGTGCTTCTTCGGGCGTGTAGAGCCCCCGGTCGATCAACTCCTGCAGCAGGGTGTGGTCCACGGTGATCGTCTTGAGTTCGTCGTCGCGAAAACGGTACATTCGCGAGTCCCCGACATGGGCGACCGTGATCTTGTTGTTGTGAAAGATCCCGAGCACGATGGTCGTGCCCATGCCCTGGAACTGTGCCTGGCTGCGGGAGGTCTGGTAGATCGTCTGGTTCGCCTTGACGACGGCCTCGCGGGCGGCGATGCTCTGCCGGGAGTATCCCGTGCTCTCGTCGATTTCCCCCGGACCAATCCCCGGAATGGCCTGCCTCAGTTCGTCGAGAATGGTATTGATTGCGATCGCACTGGCGATCTCGCCTCCACGATAACCCCCCATCCCGTCGGCGAGCGCGACGACCCCAATCTCCAATTCCTCCCCGATGTAGTCCTCGTTGCTCGATCGTACCCGGCCCTTGTCAGTGCGTCCGGCGACCTCTAGGGTATCTTTCAGATTCATAATCTTAGATATTAGACCGCGTTTGCGGAAATGGGGTCTTCGGTGGCTCAGGTGTTTCCGGCATCCGCTGGTCCGGGGAGGTCAGCGCGTGGCGAGCGCGTGTCCTGCGAGTCGTGTGGGTTCTGGATATCGGGAATTCCGAAGGCGATAATGGGTGACGCCAATGCCCCGTCTTCTGTTCGACTTCCGGGCGGCTCGAAGCCCAAGCCGGAAGATCGTCCGGTGAACACGGTCGTATCTAGGGCCCGGCATTCTCCGATGCTTTCATTCTTTGAGGAGTAGCTTACTTTGTTTGTCACGGCGATAACAAATAATGCGCCGCGGATTCATGACAGGTGGCCAGGTTTCGACGTATGCCATGCAGCGTCGCAGCCGTTCCCGCGTTGGTGTCTCGTGTGAACGGTATGCGGCCGGTTGCCGGTGATGCACGCAGTCAGACGCTTGCCTTGAGGGAGTGGTACGCCACGGCGGCCGGTCAGCCTCTGCTATCCAGCGTGAAGTTCGAGCTGGACCGCATCCTGCCACGGATTTTCGGGTACTACGCCCTTGAAATCGGTGGTATTTCCGGTGAAACGGATCTGATGCAGTGTTGCAGAACGAAATGCCGGATGCGGCTGGGTCCGGTGCTGGACGGCGCGGATGTCGTCGGGTCGGGGGATGCGCTTCCGTTCCAGTCGGACAGCCTAGACCTGATCCTGTTGCTTCACGCGCTCGAGTTCTCAACGGATCCACACGCCATCCTGAGGGAAGTGGATCGCACACTGATTCCGGAGGGATACCTGGTCATCGTCGGTTTCAACCCGATCAGTCTTCACGGGCTCTGGCGGATGGCGCTCGGCCGCCGGGGGCGGGTACCCTGGTGCGGGCGCTTCTACTCGGGTTCCAGGATTCGGGAGTGGCTCTCGGTGCTCGGTTTCGAGATGATGTCGACGACCTCGATCGGCTTCCGCCCGCCGATCAATAACCTGTCCATGCAGCAGCGGTCGGGGGTCTTCGATCACGTGGCGAAGGTGTTGCCGAATGCCGGTTCCGCCCACCTCCATCTGGCGCGAAAGAAGGTGGCGACACTGACGCCGATCAAGCTGGCCTGGCCGCGCCGCAGGGGACTGCTCCCGGGCAACCTCACCGAACCGTCGACGCGGTACGTTGCGCGTGTCTGATGTCGTCGAGGTCTTTACCGATGGCGCCTGTCGGGGAAACCCCGGGCCCGGCGGGTGGGGCGCGGTGCTGAGATACCGTGGCCGGGAACGTTCCCTCAAGGGGGCGGAGCCCCGCACGACGAACAACCGCATGGAGCTCATGGCGGCCATCGTGGCGCTGGAAACGCTGAAACGCGCCTGCGAGGTCGTCCTGACGACCGACTCGAAGTATGTCCGTGACGGGATCACCAAGTGGATCGATGGTTGGAGGACCCGGGGCTGGCGGACCGCCGCACGGCAGCCCGTCAAGAACGAAGACCTGTGGAAGCGTCTCGATGCGGCGGTATCGCGCCACCAGGTCAAATGGCATTGGGTCAAGGGTCACAGCGGGCACCGGGAGAACGAACTGGCCGACCGGCTCGCCAATGTGGCGATCGACGAGATGCTGGGGAGATAATCGGTCAGCGATCAGCGATCAGAGCATGAAAGCGCTGACGGCTGATCGCTGAACGCTGACAGCGACAATCGGAGAAACCATGCGGCAGATCGTACTGGATACCGAGACGACGGGACTGGATCCGTCACAGGGACACCGGATCATCGAGATCGGATGCGTGGAGTTGGTCAACCGACGGCCGACGGGGGAGACCTTTCATCAGTACATCCAGCCCGACCGCGAGATCGACGAGGGTGCCGTGTCGGTCCACGGAATCACCACCGAGTTTCTGGCCGACAAACCGCGGTTTCGAGACGTGGCGGAGGCGTTCCTGCGGTTCGTGGTCGGGGCCGAACTCGTGATTCACAACGCGCCCTTCGATATCGGTTTCATCAACGCGGAACTCGAGCGGCTGCCCGAGGTGGATGGCCCAGTGGAAACCCGTTGCGGGCTGCTCGACACGCTCGCGCTGGCTCGAAAGAAACATCCGGGTCGGAAGAACAACCTGGATGCGCTCTGCAAGCGCTACGACATCGACAATTCCAACCGCGACCTGCACGGTGCGTTGCTGGACGCCCGCATCCTTGCGGACGTCTACCTCGCGATGACCGGCGGGCAGGCCAGTCTGGCGTTAGCGGGGGAGGCGGGACTCGATACGACCGAAGGCGAAGGCCCGCGTCCGGTCAGCCGCGAACGGCCGGCGCTGCGAGTCTTGAGGGCGACCGAGGCTGAGCGCGCGGCCCACGAGGCGCGCCTGAGAAACATCGCGGACGCCAGCGGGGGAAACTGTCTGTGGATGGCGCTGGAATCGCGTGACGAGGCCCCAACGGACCGTCCGGACGGTTAAGGCGATTGCCGGAAAATGGCAGACCAGATCGCGTCAGCCCTTCTTCAGGATACGCTGCTGTTCCCGTCTCCAGTCGCGCTGACGCTCGACCTGACGCTTGTCGTGCTGCTTCTTGCCCCGCGCGAGCCCGAGCTGCAGCTTGGCGCGCCCGCGTTTCCAGTACATCGAGAGCGGTACGATCGTGTAGCCGCTACGTTCGACGGCGCCCACGAGCCGGTCCAATTCCCGCCGGTGCATCAGGAGTTTTCGCGTGCGCACGGGATCGGGCGAGACGTGCGTGGACGCGGTGGCGAGCGGTGAGATGTGAGCCCCGATCAGCCAGGCCTCCGCGTCCTTCATCAGGACGTGGCTTTCCTTGAGCTGCAATCGACGGTCGCGCAGGCTTTTGGCCTCCCACCCCTCGAGTGCGATCCCCGCCTCGAAGGTGTCTTCGATGAAGTAGTCGTGACGCGCCTTGCGATTTACGGCGATCGTCGCCGGACCGGGCCCCTGATCCTTTTTCTTTTTTCCCATTTGACAAGTATACCCCCTGACCATCCGGTTCAGCCTTCATTGGCACTCCGGCATTTCTTGTGCCACCTTGGAAAATCCCACACAATACCGGCGCATCCTGGAACAGGGGGGAGGCGTGCCAACCAATCGGACTTCGATGCATGGGGAGTGGTCGAACCGTCTGGCGTTCATACTGGCCGCGACGGGTTCGGCGGTAGGGCTGGGGAACATCTGGAAGTTCCCCTA is part of the Gammaproteobacteria bacterium genome and harbors:
- a CDS encoding FHA domain-containing protein; this translates as MAKLIVTSKGDLVGEFPLSKECITVGRKSDNDIHIENPSISGYHAQVITILNESFIEDLNSTNGTFVNSRMVRKHALHDGDIISLGQHKLEYINELTSRNSTQAADRTVVIEGDAKGAAKQRMNATEARSRELANARVHITSGSNEGKELLLTKPVTTLGQPGVVVAAISRKEDGFYIMLVEGDDENKRPQVNGETIDKGARLLSPGDKIKIGGVRMQFLAGTSAGP
- a CDS encoding Stp1/IreP family PP2C-type Ser/Thr phosphatase; the protein is MNLKDTLEVAGRTDKGRVRSSNEDYIGEELEIGVVALADGMGGYRGGEIASAIAINTILDELRQAIPGIGPGEIDESTGYSRQSIAAREAVVKANQTIYQTSRSQAQFQGMGTTIVLGIFHNNKITVAHVGDSRMYRFRDDELKTITVDHTLLQELIDRGLYTPEEARESLNKNLVTRALGIESTVAVDIHEDAVYPGDIFILCSDGLNDMVEDEEIKAALKAFDGNLGETADRLIEKANERGGKDNVSALLIHALKAFPDKPSWRSKLTRWFT
- a CDS encoding methyltransferase domain-containing protein — protein: MRPVAGDARSQTLALREWYATAAGQPLLSSVKFELDRILPRIFGYYALEIGGISGETDLMQCCRTKCRMRLGPVLDGADVVGSGDALPFQSDSLDLILLLHALEFSTDPHAILREVDRTLIPEGYLVIVGFNPISLHGLWRMALGRRGRVPWCGRFYSGSRIREWLSVLGFEMMSTTSIGFRPPINNLSMQQRSGVFDHVAKVLPNAGSAHLHLARKKVATLTPIKLAWPRRRGLLPGNLTEPSTRYVARV
- the rnhA gene encoding ribonuclease HI, with amino-acid sequence MRVSDVVEVFTDGACRGNPGPGGWGAVLRYRGRERSLKGAEPRTTNNRMELMAAIVALETLKRACEVVLTTDSKYVRDGITKWIDGWRTRGWRTAARQPVKNEDLWKRLDAAVSRHQVKWHWVKGHSGHRENELADRLANVAIDEMLGR
- the dnaQ gene encoding DNA polymerase III subunit epsilon, which produces MRQIVLDTETTGLDPSQGHRIIEIGCVELVNRRPTGETFHQYIQPDREIDEGAVSVHGITTEFLADKPRFRDVAEAFLRFVVGAELVIHNAPFDIGFINAELERLPEVDGPVETRCGLLDTLALARKKHPGRKNNLDALCKRYDIDNSNRDLHGALLDARILADVYLAMTGGQASLALAGEAGLDTTEGEGPRPVSRERPALRVLRATEAERAAHEARLRNIADASGGNCLWMALESRDEAPTDRPDG
- the smpB gene encoding SsrA-binding protein SmpB, which produces MGKKKKDQGPGPATIAVNRKARHDYFIEDTFEAGIALEGWEAKSLRDRRLQLKESHVLMKDAEAWLIGAHISPLATASTHVSPDPVRTRKLLMHRRELDRLVGAVERSGYTIVPLSMYWKRGRAKLQLGLARGKKQHDKRQVERQRDWRREQQRILKKG